Below is a window of Nitrospiria bacterium DNA.
AACCGCTGGTGATGGCCGGCCCGATCCTGCAACAGGAGGCCCAACGTCAGGGGATCGCCCTGCTGCCGGTCGACAGCGAGCACAGCGCCATTTTTCAGTCGATGTCCGGCCAGCGCCGGAGGGACGTCCGCCGGCTCATCCTGACGGCGTCCGGGGGCCCGCTCCTCGACCTTCCGATCGCGAAACGACGGACGATCAAACCGGCCCAGGCGCTCAAGCATCCCACCTGGCGCATGGGGTCGAAAATCTCGATCGATTCGGCCACGCTCATGAACAAGGGCCTGGAAGTGATCGAGGCCCGCTGGCTTTTCGACATGCCGCCGGACCGGATCGACGTCGTCATCCACCGGCAGAGCATCGTCCATTCCATGGTGGAATATCTGGACGGTTCCGTGATCGCCCAGATGGGCGTCCCGGACATGCGCGGGCCGCTGGCCTACGCGCTCAACTATCCGGAACGGCTGCCGCTCGGCCTTCCGTCCCTGGAACTGACGAAGGTCCGGTCCCTGACCTTCGAGCCGCCGGACCTAAAAAAATTTCCCTGTCTCGGCTACGCGTACGAGGCGATCAAGGCCGGAGGGTCGCTCCCGGCCGTATTGAACGCCGCCAACGAGGTGGCGGTGCGGGCCTATCTGGACGGCCGGATCGGGTTCCTCGGGATCGCCCGGCTGATTCGAAAGACGATGGACGCGCACGTCCCCCAGGCCGTGAAAAGCCTGGAGGACGTCCTCGAGGCCGACCGCTGGGGCCGGGAAAAGGCCTTGAAGGCCGTATAATATACTTTAATGATGATGGCTATGGATGAACGTTCATAAGGGTCAAGAAAAGGAGTGACGACGTCGCGATGGAATCCATGCTTCATTTCCTGAACAACCTGTTTTATTTCCTGATCGTGCTCAGCGTCCTGATCTTCTTCCATGAGCTGGGCCATTTCCTGGTGGCCCGCCGCCTGGGGGTCAAGGTCCTGAAATTCTCGCTGGGCTTCGGGCCCCGCTTGATCGGCCGGACGGTCGGCGAGACCGAATATCTGATCTCCGCGCTTCCGCTGGGCGGGTACGTGAAGCTTTTCGGCGAGGAGCCCGAAAAGGAGGACGAGGCCGGAAAAGCGGCGGCCCCGATGTCGGCGGAGGACCGGGCGCGCTCTTTTTCGCACCAGCCCGTCTGGAAGCGCTTGCTGATCGTGGCGGCCGGGCCGGTCTTCAACATGATCCTGGCCTATCTGATCTTCTCCGGCTCGCTTGCGATCGGCGTCCCGATGTACGTGCCGGACTTCGACAGCCTGATGCCGGTGATCGAGAACGTGGTCGATCAATCCCCCGCCCAGGCGGCCGGCTTTAAGCCGGGGGACCGGATCGTTTCGATCAACGACCGGAAGATCTCGACTTGGGCCCAGATGACCGAGATCATCTACGGCAACGCCGGCAAGCCCCTGACGATCGTGGTGGAACGGGACCATCAAACGACGACCCTGACCGTGACGCCGGCCGAGAAGACGATCGATACCGGGGAGGGGAAGAAGACCGTCGGCCAGATCGGGATCGGCAAAAGCCCTCACGGCGCGGAGATCGCGGCCTCCAATCCGCTGGACGCCTTCGTCAAGGGTTTTCAAGCCACCTGGCAATGGACCTACCTGACGGTGGAAGGGCTGGCCCGGCTCGTTCAGGGAAGACTTTCGATGGATAATATCGGCGGGCCGATCCTGATCGGGCAGATGTCGGGTCAGGCCGCCTCGCAGGGGATCGGGGGCCTGCTTTTTCTGATCGCGATCCTGAGCATCACGCTGGGGGTGATGAACATCCTTCCGATCCCGGTCCTGGACGGAGGCCATCTCCTTTTCTTCGTGATCGAGGCCGTGCTCGGGCGGCCGCTCAGCCTCCGGAAACGGGAGATCGCGCAGCAGGTCGGCCTCGCGCTGCTGCTGCTTCTGATGGCCCTGGCGTTTTACAACGACATCATCCGCCTGTTTGTCAGACCGGGCTGATCCCAAAAAAAGGGCGCGGACGTCTCCATGAGGATCGAACGTCGGAAAACGAGGCCGATCACGGTCGGCGGGGTGAAGATCGGCGGCGACGCCCCGATCTCGGTCCAGTCCATGACGACGACCGATACGCGGGACGTCGACGCGACCGTGGATCAGATCCAAAAACTGGAGCGGGCCGGCTGCGAAATCGTCCGCGTGGCGGTGGTGGACGAGGCCGCCGCCGACGCCCTGAAGCCGATCAAGGCCCGGATCGGCATACCCCTCATCGCCGACATCCATTACAATTACCGCCTCGCCCTCCAGGCCGCGCCCTTCGTCGACTGCGTCCGGATCAATCCGGGCAACATCGGCGGGAAGGACCGCGTGGCACAGATCGTCTCGGCCTGCCGGGACCGGGGGATCCCGATCCGGATCGGCGTGAACGCCGGCTCGCTGGAGGAGGACCTTCTCAAAAAATACGGTTATCCCACGCCCGAGGCGATGGTCGAATCGGCGCTCCGCGCGGTCGGGATGCTGGAGGAGTTGGGCTTCCGCGATATGAAGCTGTCGCTCAAGGCCTCGCACGTGGGCCTCTGCGTCGAGGCCTACCGGCTGATCTCGAAAAAAACGGATTACCCGCTCCACCTCGGGATTACCGAGGCCGGGACGGCCTTCTCCGGAAGCATCAAGACGGCCGTCGGGATGGGCCTGCTGCTGGGCGAGGGGATCGGGGACACGATCCGGGTCTCGCTCGCGGCCGATCCGGTCGAGGAGGTGAAGGCCGGCTTCGAGATCCTGAAAGCGCTCGAGCTTCGCCACCACGGGATCAATTTCATCGCCTGCCCGACCTGCGGGCGGCTCGAATTCGACATGTTCAAGCTGGTGGGCGAGCTGGAGCGGCGGCTGTCCCACATCAAGGCGCCGCTGAACGTCTCGATCCTCGGCTGCGCCGTGAACGGGATCGGCGAGGGGATGGAGGCCGACATCGGGATCGCGGGCGGAAAAGAGGGCGGGCTGCTGTTCAAGCGCGGAAAGATCGTCGGAAAGGTGAAGGAGTCCGAGATGGCGGACGTCCTCGTCGCCGAGGTCGAGGCGATGGCCAGGGAGAGGGAAAAGGGAGTAAGGAGTTAGGAGTAAAGAATAAGGAGTAAGGAGGAACAGGTAGGGGCGCCGCTGGCCGTGCCCGCGTTTTCCACGAGAACACCGATGCGTTATTCGAAATTATTGATCCCCACGTTGCGCGAGGAGCCGGTCGAGGCCGAGGTCGTCAGCCACCGGCTGATGATCCGGGCCGGGATGATCCGGAAGGTCGCGGCCGGGATCTACACCTATCTGCCGCTGGGCCTGCGTGTGATCCGGAAGGTCGAGCGGATCGTCCGCGAGGAGATGAACCGCGCCGGCGCGCAGGAGCTGCTGATGCCGATGGTCCAGCCGGCCGAGCTGTGGCTTGAGACCGGGCGCTGGGGCGAGTACGGGAAGGAGCTGCTGCGGCTCAAGGACCGGGGCGAGCGGGAGTTCTGCCTCGGGCCGACGCACGAGGAGGTGATCACGGACCTCGTGCGGGGCGATGTGCGTTCCTACCGCCACCTTCCCCAGATCCTCTACCAGATCCAGACCAAGTTCCGGGACGAGATCCGTCCGCGCTTCGGGCTGATGCGCGGGCGGGAATTTCTGATGAAGGACGCCTACAGCTTCGACCGGGACGAGCCGAGCGCCAAGGCCAGCTACGATAAAATGTCCAAGGCCTATCACCGGATCTTCGAGCGCTGCGGTCTGAAGTTCCAGCCGGTCGAGGCCCAAAGCGGGGTGATCGGCGGGACCTATTCCCAGGAATTCATGGTATTGGCCGAGACGGGCGAGGACAGCCTCGTCGCCTGCGAGTCCTGCGGTTTTGCGGCCAACGTCGAAAAGGTCAAGGGGAAGAACTGCCCGCGCTGCAAGGGCCGTCTGATCACGCAACGCGGGATCGAGGTGGGCCATGTCTTCATGCTCGGGACGAAATACAGCGAGGCGATGAAGGCGACCTTCCTTGATCACAACGGCAAGGAGGCCTTGAGCGTGATGGGCTGCTACGGGATCGGGATTGGCCGCACGGCCGCAGCCGCGATCGAGCAGAACCACGACACGAAGGGGATCGTCTGGCCCCTTCCGCTGGCCCCTTATCAAGTCCATCTCATTCCGGTCAACGAGCAGTCGGAGCGCGTGATGATCACCTCGGAGTTGATCTACGGGACGCTGAACAACCTGGGGGTGGAGGTCCTGATCGACGACCGCTCGGAGCGGCCCGGGGTGAAGTTCAACGACGCCGATCTGATCGGGGTCCCGTTCCAGATCCTGGTCGGTGAGAAGAACCTGGCCGAGGGCCGCGTGGAATTGAAGGAGCGCCGGACCGGAAAAATCACGAAGGTCACGACCGACGAGGTGATCGATCTCGTCAAAAAACTAGTCCTCCCCAACTCAAAGCCCTCCGAATCATGAACCGCCCGAAAGGCCCGCCTTGACGCAAAATCCCCCCGTCAAAGGGGCGAATATATTCGATCTGCATCATTATATATAATATATATAGGACATATTGGGCCTATAGGTCGTATATGATTGTCTTACGGACAAGAAGTGTTTATTGACCTGGACAAATTCATTTCCCTGAAATCCAGCTCAATTTCTTATTTCGCGCGAAAAATCATTTGAGTCCTTGGACACCTCTCTTTTAAAGACCTTCACGCACAATTCATTTCCACCCGCGCAGTCCGGATCCTTTTTTCCGGTTTAAAACACTGAATCATCGGGCCAGTTTATTCTTCCTGCAAGAGGGGAATATTTTTTTATTGACTGCATGATTTTTGCAGACGATAATGATCGGAAAGCACAAGGTCGGCTTTGATTATTATGAATATAGCGATCGCCGGAGAGAGATCTTTCCGGCCCGGTCATAAGGATTTTGATTCCGGGATGAAAAAAAGATCAGGGGAGGGTTTCGACATGATGAATTATATTCGAATTGGAATTGCCGTTCTCGCGGCGGGGTTGATCGTGAGCGGCTGCGTCAGCTCGGGAAAGTACAAAAAGCTAGAGACGGATAAGAACCAGGAGATCTCCGCCCTCCAGCAGGAAAAAGCCGCGGCGGAGAAGGACAACGCCGACCTGAAGCAGCAGGTCGCTTCGCTCGAGCAGCAGAAAGCGGCGGCGGAGCAAGAGGTCGGGTCCTTGCAACAGCAAAAATCGGCCGTGGAGACGCAGAAGTCCGCGGCGGAGCAGCAGGTGGGTTCCCTTCAGCAGCAGAACGCCTCGCTGATCGCGGCCAGCCGGCAGCAACAGCAGCAGTACCAGTCGCTGGTGAATACACTGTCGAGCGAGGTGCAGAAGGGGCAGGTCCAGGTGAAGCAGTACCAGAACATGCTGACGGTCGAGCTGGCGGAGCAGGTCTTTTTCGATTCCGGCCGTGCGACGCTCAAACCGGAGGGCCAGAAGGTCTTGAAGGATGTCGGCGAGGCCTTGAAAGGCTTCCCCGACAAGATCATTCGGGTCGTGGGCCATACGGACAACAAGGCGATCAAAAAATCCCTTCAGGCCACCTTCCCGTCGAATTGGGAGCTGTCCGTGGCCCGCGCCACCACCGTCGTACGCTTCCTGCAAAAAATCGGCGTCCCACCCGAGGATATGATCGCCTCCGGAAGGGCCGAATACCAACCCATCGCGCCCAACGACACGCCGGAGAATCGCCAGAAGAACCGGCGGATCGAGATCATGCTGATCGATAAAAATCTGCTGAGCGAGATGAGCGTGATCAGTCACGATTGACCCGTATGCCCGAAAGGACTATAATCCGGCAAGAATAGCCCTTCCGGTGCGGACATTGTAACGGGGCCCATCCCGCGCAACAGGATCGAACTCCGTTGGCACGGGATCCTGCCCGATGTCTGCCGTCTATATTTTACGCACGGTCCGATCCCCCGGAGGGCGGGAGGCCTCATTGAACGGCCACACCCGTCATTATTCTTATATTTCTTCCGCAAAAATCCAATACCAAGATCGTTTTGTAGGGGCGGTTCCGAACCGCCCCTACCGAACCAATCAATCGATGAAAATTTCATCATGCCGGCGTCTTCGGTGATATGAGCACGCTGGACCGTGCGATACAGATCGCCGTCAAGGCGCACCGCGGGCAGGAGTACGAGCCCGGGGTCCCGTACGTGCTTCACCCGCTTCGGGTGATGTTCCGGATGCGGACGGACGAGGAGCGGACGGTGGCGATTCTGCATGACGTGGTCGAGCAAACCGATTGGTCGCTGAAGGATCTGCGGAAGGAGGGCTTCAGCCGCGCGGTCGTCCAGGCGGTCGATCATCTCTCCCGTCGCAAGGGCGAGTCGTACGACGATTTCATCGGGCGGATCCTTCCGCATCCGCTGGCCCGGCGGGTGAAACGGGCCGACCTGTCGGACAACATCGAGCAGTGCCGGGGTCCCCGGCCCACCGCGAAAGACCGGAAGCGGATCGCCAAATATAAGGCGGCACTGGCGCGATTGGCCACGGCGCATCGGTGACGGGATGAATTTGTAGGGGCGTACGGCCGTACGCCCGGATTTGAAGAGGCAGGTCCCCATGCCTGCCCGATTATCATGATTCGTAGGGCCGGGCCCGTGGGCCCGCCCGCATTCGTAGGGGCACGGCATGCCGTGCCCCTACAAAAAGATAATCGACGAATTTCGCGGGGGCGGAGGCCGTCGCGCGGGGGGCGGAAGGAAAACGTAATTGGATAAATCTTCGGTGGTGGTATAGGGTGACTCTTTGAAGCGGAGATTAAATCGTTTATTGACAAAGCAAGGGACGGCTTCTCCCGCGCCGGTTCCCGAAAAACTATTGGAAGACCTTCGTTCGCTCATTCAGGCGGCACGTAACCAAGCGGCTCAAGCCGTCAACGCAGGGCTTGTGATACTTTACTGGAGCGTCGGACAGCGAATTCGGACGGACATCCTGCAGAAGAAACGCGCGGAGTACGGCGAAGAAATTGTCTCGACGCTGTCGGGAAAATTAACGCCCGAGTTCGGAGGCGGGTTTTCCAGGCCGAATCTCTTTCGAATGATCCAATTTGCGGAGGTTTTCCCCGCCCTTGAAATTGTCTCGACGCTGTCGAGACAATTGGGCTGGAGTCATTTCGTCGAAATCATTCCGCTGAAGGAGCCTCTCCAGCGGGAATTTTATGCCGAGATGTGCCGGATCGAACGCTGGAGCGTCCGCACACTGAGAGAGAAAATCAACGGGATGCTTTATGAGCGAACGGCCCTATCGAAGAAACCGGCCAAACTCGCCGAGATGGAACTCCGGCAACTCCGCGAGAAGGATCAGCTCACCCCGGACCTCGTTTTTCGCGACCCTTACCTCCTGGATTTCCTCGGCTTGAAGGATACCTACAGCGAGAAAGACGTTGAAGCCGCGATCTTGAGGGAGATGGAGGCTTTTATTCTAGAACTGGGAGCGGGGTTCACCTTTGTGGCCCGTCAAAAGAGAATTACCGTGGGGGATGTAGATTACTACCTTGATCTGCTATTCTATCATCGCAAACTGCGGCGATTGGTTGCCATCGAATTAAAGCTGGGCAAATTTCAGCCCGCCGACAAGGGACAGATGGAACTGTACCTCCGCTGGCTGGAACGGCATGAACAACAAAAGGGTGAAGAATACCCGATCGGACTCATTTTATGCGCCGGAAAATCCACCGAACAGGTCGAGCTCCTGCAACTGGAAAAAAGCGGCATCCGGGTAGCGGAATATCTCACCGGGCTTCCTCCCCGAAAGCTCTTGGAGAAAAAACTTCATGAGGCCATCCGGCATGCTCGACGGGAACTGGAAAGCAAGGAGGCGGAATAGCGAAGGGGGGGGTCGTGACGGCACGTGGGTTGACTTGTAGAAGCGTACGGCCGTACGCCCGGGCATACGAATCCGTAGGGGCGAACCCTTGTATTCCCCCGCATCCGAATCCGTAGGGGCAGGTCCCCGTGCTTTCCCGGTATTTGCGTTTGTACGCTGGAATTCGCGATTTAATCGTCCTGAACATATCGTACGGGCAAAAAAGGAGGTACCGACGTGAAAAATTATCTTTTTATCGGCCTCACCGTTCTGGCGGCGGGGATGATCGTGGGCGGGTGCGCCGGCTCGGAAAAATATAAAAAGCTAGAAACGGAAAAGAACCAGGAAATCGCGGCGCTCCGGCAGGAAAAAAGCGTGCTCGAGCAGCAGAATACCGCGCTCGAAAAGGACGTCGCCGATCAGAAGCGGCAGACGGCGGCGGCGGAACAGCGGGCCGCGGCCATGGAACAGCAGAATGCGGCGGCGATCCGTGAGGCGAAGCAACTTGAGATTGATAAGGCCCATCTGATCGCGGCAGCCCGGGGGCAGCAGCAGGAGTACCAGAAGCTGCTGACCGGACTGTCGAGCGAGGTGCAGAAGGGCGAGCTCGAGCTGAAACAGTACAAGAACATGCTGACGGTCGATCTGGCGGACCAGGTCTTCTTCGATTCCGGCCGCGCGACGCTCAAGCCGGAGGGGAAGAGGGTCCTCAAGAAACTGGGCGAGGCCTTGAAAGGTTACAACGATAAGATCATCCGGGTGGTGGGCCATACCGACAACAAGCCGGTGCCCAAGTCCCTGCATGCGACCTTCCCGTCGAACTGGGAGCTGTCGGTTCTCCGGGCGACCACCGTGGTTCGTATACTTCAGGAGGCCGGGGTCCCCCCGGAATCGATGATCGCCTCCGGACGGGGCGAATACGAACCGACGGCCTCGAACAATACGGCCGAAGGACGCCAGAAGAACCGGCGGATCGCCATCATGCTGTACGATAAGAAGCTGGTCAACGAGTTGACGGAAACGCCGGCCGAGCCCGCGGTCGAGACAAAATGACCGCCGTGAACGGGTGGCGGGGGATGGGAAAAAGAAAGGAAATCGCAACGAGGGTCAGGTCTTGAAATATCACATTGGGGTAAATGAAACGATATCCGCCTCCTCTCCGGCCTCGCGCGCGGGGGATAATTAGGATGGATAAAACAAAAGATTTGACGTGTTTTTGAGTTTATTTCTTAAATGAGAAAGAGATGGTACAGGAATTTTTTCATCTCGGCCGTGCTATTTTTAGGTGGATTAACTTTCTTGGATGCTCTTCTAGGAAATGCCGGGCTTCAATCCAACAACATCCATATGTTCGACATAGGAATGATTGGTGTATTTTTTATGATTTGGCTTTTATTCTATTTTGTCAAACCAAAGTGGTTTAAAGATTAAATAAAATAACAGGACATAAATAACAGGGACAAATTGAGCTCCCCTCCGCCCTCGCGCGGGAGCAATTAAATTCGGCCTAAAGGAATAAACATGAGGCGGGCTGACTTGAAAGAGAAACTCTCCATGGCGGTGATGGCAGCCGCGTTCCTGGCCGTGGGCTCGGGTTGTGCTGGTTCCCGGCCTGCGCCGACGGAGGCCATGAAACACGACGAGGCCGGAGCGAAGCTCCGGCATCAAGGGGATCTCGAAGGTTCGATTACAGAGTATCGCGAGGCCCTTCGCCTGGATCCGAACGATGCAGAGGCCCACTTCAATCTCGGAGTCGTACTCCGCAAAAAGGGGGATCTGGATGGAGCGACGGAAGAGTTGCAAACCGCGCTTCGTCTCAACCCGAACAATTCAGCCGCTCACTATCATCTCGGGGCCGTGCGAGGCGACAAAGGAGATGTCGTTGGCGCGATGGCGGAGTTCCGTACGGCCATTCGCCTGAACCCAAATTACGCAAACGGCCACATGGGTCTCGGGTCGACGCTTGCGAACCAAGGAGATCTCGAAGGTGCCATGGCGGAGTACCGGACGGCGGTTCGCTTGGCTCCCAACGATTCATTTGGTCACAACGGTCTCGGAAATGTGCTCATGGGCAAAGGGGATTTCGACGGCGCGACCAAAGAGTATGAGACCGCCCTTCGGCTAAATCCGAACGATACCTACTCGCACGATGGCCTCGGGGCCGTGCTGGCGCGCAAAAGGGATCTGGATGGGGCGATGGCGGAGTTCCGCGCGGCCATCCGCCTGAACCCGAGTGATGGATACGGGCACGACGGACTCGGCAATGTGCTGGCGGATAAAGGGGACCTGGATGGCGCGATTGCGGAATTCC
It encodes the following:
- a CDS encoding 1-deoxy-D-xylulose-5-phosphate reductoisomerase; the encoded protein is MKNLVLLGSTGSVGTNALRLAADFPDRFRVVGLTAGSNNDKLLAQIRRFRPRCVALADPAAADRLRRRCERLPDRLDRDIEILSGTEGLARVATMEEADLVVSAIVGSAGLVPTFAAIRAKKTIALANKEPLVMAGPILQQEAQRQGIALLPVDSEHSAIFQSMSGQRRRDVRRLILTASGGPLLDLPIAKRRTIKPAQALKHPTWRMGSKISIDSATLMNKGLEVIEARWLFDMPPDRIDVVIHRQSIVHSMVEYLDGSVIAQMGVPDMRGPLAYALNYPERLPLGLPSLELTKVRSLTFEPPDLKKFPCLGYAYEAIKAGGSLPAVLNAANEVAVRAYLDGRIGFLGIARLIRKTMDAHVPQAVKSLEDVLEADRWGREKALKAV
- the rseP gene encoding RIP metalloprotease RseP, encoding MESMLHFLNNLFYFLIVLSVLIFFHELGHFLVARRLGVKVLKFSLGFGPRLIGRTVGETEYLISALPLGGYVKLFGEEPEKEDEAGKAAAPMSAEDRARSFSHQPVWKRLLIVAAGPVFNMILAYLIFSGSLAIGVPMYVPDFDSLMPVIENVVDQSPAQAAGFKPGDRIVSINDRKISTWAQMTEIIYGNAGKPLTIVVERDHQTTTLTVTPAEKTIDTGEGKKTVGQIGIGKSPHGAEIAASNPLDAFVKGFQATWQWTYLTVEGLARLVQGRLSMDNIGGPILIGQMSGQAASQGIGGLLFLIAILSITLGVMNILPIPVLDGGHLLFFVIEAVLGRPLSLRKREIAQQVGLALLLLLMALAFYNDIIRLFVRPG
- the ispG gene encoding flavodoxin-dependent (E)-4-hydroxy-3-methylbut-2-enyl-diphosphate synthase, coding for MRIERRKTRPITVGGVKIGGDAPISVQSMTTTDTRDVDATVDQIQKLERAGCEIVRVAVVDEAAADALKPIKARIGIPLIADIHYNYRLALQAAPFVDCVRINPGNIGGKDRVAQIVSACRDRGIPIRIGVNAGSLEEDLLKKYGYPTPEAMVESALRAVGMLEELGFRDMKLSLKASHVGLCVEAYRLISKKTDYPLHLGITEAGTAFSGSIKTAVGMGLLLGEGIGDTIRVSLAADPVEEVKAGFEILKALELRHHGINFIACPTCGRLEFDMFKLVGELERRLSHIKAPLNVSILGCAVNGIGEGMEADIGIAGGKEGGLLFKRGKIVGKVKESEMADVLVAEVEAMAREREKGVRS
- the proS gene encoding proline--tRNA ligase; translated protein: MRYSKLLIPTLREEPVEAEVVSHRLMIRAGMIRKVAAGIYTYLPLGLRVIRKVERIVREEMNRAGAQELLMPMVQPAELWLETGRWGEYGKELLRLKDRGEREFCLGPTHEEVITDLVRGDVRSYRHLPQILYQIQTKFRDEIRPRFGLMRGREFLMKDAYSFDRDEPSAKASYDKMSKAYHRIFERCGLKFQPVEAQSGVIGGTYSQEFMVLAETGEDSLVACESCGFAANVEKVKGKNCPRCKGRLITQRGIEVGHVFMLGTKYSEAMKATFLDHNGKEALSVMGCYGIGIGRTAAAAIEQNHDTKGIVWPLPLAPYQVHLIPVNEQSERVMITSELIYGTLNNLGVEVLIDDRSERPGVKFNDADLIGVPFQILVGEKNLAEGRVELKERRTGKITKVTTDEVIDLVKKLVLPNSKPSES
- a CDS encoding OmpA family protein, which produces MMNYIRIGIAVLAAGLIVSGCVSSGKYKKLETDKNQEISALQQEKAAAEKDNADLKQQVASLEQQKAAAEQEVGSLQQQKSAVETQKSAAEQQVGSLQQQNASLIAASRQQQQQYQSLVNTLSSEVQKGQVQVKQYQNMLTVELAEQVFFDSGRATLKPEGQKVLKDVGEALKGFPDKIIRVVGHTDNKAIKKSLQATFPSNWELSVARATTVVRFLQKIGVPPEDMIASGRAEYQPIAPNDTPENRQKNRRIEIMLIDKNLLSEMSVISHD
- a CDS encoding GTP pyrophosphokinase produces the protein MSTLDRAIQIAVKAHRGQEYEPGVPYVLHPLRVMFRMRTDEERTVAILHDVVEQTDWSLKDLRKEGFSRAVVQAVDHLSRRKGESYDDFIGRILPHPLARRVKRADLSDNIEQCRGPRPTAKDRKRIAKYKAALARLATAHR
- a CDS encoding PDDEXK nuclease domain-containing protein translates to MTKQGTASPAPVPEKLLEDLRSLIQAARNQAAQAVNAGLVILYWSVGQRIRTDILQKKRAEYGEEIVSTLSGKLTPEFGGGFSRPNLFRMIQFAEVFPALEIVSTLSRQLGWSHFVEIIPLKEPLQREFYAEMCRIERWSVRTLREKINGMLYERTALSKKPAKLAEMELRQLREKDQLTPDLVFRDPYLLDFLGLKDTYSEKDVEAAILREMEAFILELGAGFTFVARQKRITVGDVDYYLDLLFYHRKLRRLVAIELKLGKFQPADKGQMELYLRWLERHEQQKGEEYPIGLILCAGKSTEQVELLQLEKSGIRVAEYLTGLPPRKLLEKKLHEAIRHARRELESKEAE
- a CDS encoding OmpA family protein — its product is MKNYLFIGLTVLAAGMIVGGCAGSEKYKKLETEKNQEIAALRQEKSVLEQQNTALEKDVADQKRQTAAAEQRAAAMEQQNAAAIREAKQLEIDKAHLIAAARGQQQEYQKLLTGLSSEVQKGELELKQYKNMLTVDLADQVFFDSGRATLKPEGKRVLKKLGEALKGYNDKIIRVVGHTDNKPVPKSLHATFPSNWELSVLRATTVVRILQEAGVPPESMIASGRGEYEPTASNNTAEGRQKNRRIAIMLYDKKLVNELTETPAEPAVETK
- a CDS encoding tetratricopeptide repeat protein — encoded protein: MRRADLKEKLSMAVMAAAFLAVGSGCAGSRPAPTEAMKHDEAGAKLRHQGDLEGSITEYREALRLDPNDAEAHFNLGVVLRKKGDLDGATEELQTALRLNPNNSAAHYHLGAVRGDKGDVVGAMAEFRTAIRLNPNYANGHMGLGSTLANQGDLEGAMAEYRTAVRLAPNDSFGHNGLGNVLMGKGDFDGATKEYETALRLNPNDTYSHDGLGAVLARKRDLDGAMAEFRAAIRLNPSDGYGHDGLGNVLADKGDLDGAIAEFRTAIRLNPKDDQAHTNLGVALNGKGDLDGAIAEHRAAIGIDPGNSIAHFNLGIALLNKGKLDESITEDRTAIRLNPNFEMAHFDLGVALFRKGDLNGAISEYLYALRLDPNDLKAHTNLGAAFHFKGDLEGAIAEYRTAIRLNPNEINPHMDLGAVFYSKGDFEEAIKEYRVALGLNPNNAQAHYVLAMALMGQKNASEAEKEIREFERLAPDSPTKRQMIDQAKRWLDTIGAPGGRGGNL